Proteins found in one Falsirhodobacter algicola genomic segment:
- a CDS encoding ABC transporter ATP-binding protein: MTELMRRLGGMIDAFRPADGQPPDRLGRFFAWCLKGAWPALILAAVISCLTGSLEVIAASILGWVIDGAQAMGPAAIWTEGWYLLAGLAAFFLLLRPLFFGLSSASNAIMVQPNVFPLVLSRLHRWTMGQDVTFFDNDFAGRISQKQMQAARAVTDVAAETINTVAFALASVIGSAVFLISVDGWLASALAVWLIAYAALIKYFMPRIRRNSAARAAARAMVSGQVVDTITNIKTVKLFAHAAFEDRVALQAMHTFRDRSLDFGGISTVFRTALMLLSGLLPVVLIGGTLILWQRGTATVGDVAAAGAIAMRLAQMSGWVSFTLMSIYTSIGEVEDAMTTLAKPHRLPDAPKAASLPAVRGEVTFRNVSFSYGGRHGGVHEIDLTIGAGEKLGIVGASGAGKSTLVALLLRLYDVEKGAVLIDGQDVREITQESLRRQIGMVTQETAMFNRSARDNILYGRPEASEDELRDAARAAEAEDFIETMTDHQGRTGYDAYLGERGVKLSGGQRQRIALARAFVKDAPILVLDEATSALDSEVEASIQLALEKVMEGKTVLAIAHRLSTIAEMDRIVVLEAGRIVEEGRHEELLARNGVYARYWNRQSGGFLGLDEAAE, encoded by the coding sequence ATGACCGAGCTGATGCGCCGCCTGGGCGGCATGATCGACGCCTTCCGCCCCGCCGACGGACAGCCCCCCGACCGGCTGGGACGTTTCTTCGCATGGTGCCTGAAGGGGGCGTGGCCCGCCCTCATCCTCGCGGCGGTCATCTCCTGCCTCACCGGCTCGCTCGAGGTGATCGCGGCCTCCATCCTCGGATGGGTGATCGACGGGGCGCAGGCGATGGGACCGGCCGCGATCTGGACCGAGGGGTGGTATCTGCTGGCGGGGCTGGCGGCGTTCTTCCTGCTGCTGCGGCCGTTGTTCTTCGGCCTGTCCTCGGCGTCGAACGCGATCATGGTGCAGCCCAACGTCTTTCCGCTGGTGCTGTCGCGCCTGCACCGCTGGACGATGGGGCAGGATGTCACCTTCTTCGACAACGATTTCGCGGGCCGCATCAGCCAGAAACAAATGCAGGCGGCGCGGGCCGTCACCGATGTCGCGGCCGAAACGATCAACACGGTCGCCTTCGCGCTGGCCTCGGTGATCGGCTCGGCGGTGTTCCTGATCTCGGTCGATGGCTGGCTGGCCTCGGCGCTGGCGGTGTGGCTGATCGCCTATGCCGCGCTGATCAAGTATTTCATGCCGCGCATCCGGCGCAATTCGGCGGCGCGGGCGGCGGCGCGGGCGATGGTGTCGGGGCAGGTGGTGGACACCATCACCAACATCAAGACGGTGAAGCTGTTCGCCCATGCTGCCTTCGAGGACCGGGTGGCCCTGCAGGCGATGCACACCTTCCGCGACCGCAGCCTCGATTTCGGCGGCATCTCCACGGTGTTCCGCACGGCGCTGATGCTGCTGTCGGGGCTTTTGCCGGTGGTGCTGATCGGCGGGACGCTGATCCTGTGGCAGCGCGGAACGGCCACGGTCGGCGATGTGGCGGCGGCGGGCGCGATCGCGATGCGCCTTGCGCAGATGTCGGGCTGGGTCAGCTTCACGCTGATGTCGATCTACACCTCCATCGGCGAGGTGGAGGATGCAATGACGACGCTGGCCAAGCCCCACCGCCTTCCCGATGCGCCGAAGGCCGCGAGCCTTCCGGCCGTGCGCGGCGAGGTGACGTTCCGCAATGTCAGCTTCAGCTATGGCGGCCGTCACGGCGGGGTGCACGAGATCGACCTGACCATCGGGGCGGGCGAAAAGCTGGGCATCGTCGGCGCCTCGGGCGCGGGCAAGTCCACGCTGGTGGCCTTGCTGCTGCGGCTCTACGACGTGGAGAAGGGCGCCGTGCTGATCGACGGGCAGGACGTGCGCGAGATCACGCAGGAATCCCTGCGCCGCCAGATCGGGATGGTCACGCAGGAAACCGCGATGTTCAACCGCTCGGCCCGGGACAACATCCTCTATGGCCGCCCCGAGGCCAGCGAGGATGAGCTTCGCGACGCCGCCCGTGCCGCCGAGGCCGAGGATTTCATCGAGACGATGACCGACCATCAGGGCCGCACCGGCTATGACGCCTATCTGGGCGAACGCGGCGTGAAGCTGTCGGGCGGGCAGCGTCAACGCATCGCGCTGGCCCGCGCCTTCGTGAAGGACGCCCCGATCCTCGTGCTGGACGAAGCGACCTCTGCCCTCGATTCGGAGGTGGAAGCCTCGATCCAGCTGGCGCTGGAAAAGGTGATGGAGGGCAAGACCGTCCTTGCCATCGCGCACCGCCTCTCCACCATCGCCGAGATGGACCGCATCGTGGTACTGGAGGCGGGCCGCATCGTCGAAGAAGGCCGCCACGAAGAGCTTCTGGCGCGGAACGGGGTTTACGCCCGGTACTGGAACCGGCAAAGCGGCGGCTTCCTGGGATTGGACGAGGCGGCGGAATGA